A stretch of DNA from Candidatus Bathyarchaeota archaeon:
AATATGACCAAGATGTTATAGCATTTCGGCGCCTCGGAGATAAGACCCTAGTAGTTCAGATGGGCGTTCGCAAAGGTGTATTGCTTGGGAAAAAGGAGTACACCTTAGATTTTGAGCCTCAAATTGAGCAGATGTTTTTGAAGGAGTTTTATGACAAAAACCGTATTCCTCAGGAAATTTTGCTTAACACACAAGCTTGGGCAGATTTTGAAGAAAAAACAGCATTGGAAGAATATTTTGCAACAATTGCAGGAGCTCCTGTTAACATCAGCATCCCAACTGAAGGGGATGAGCTTTATCTTATGAGGTTAGCAGAAAAGAATATTGAAGCAAACCTAGACGAGGACAGCGCCTTAGTTGACCTTCAAACGGAGTTGAATTTGCCGTCCCTTCCTAGGGTGATTGAATGTTTTGATGTTTCTAACCTAGGAAAAGAACATGTAGTTTCTGGAATGGTCAGGTTTATCGACGGCAGTCCGGACAAGAGTAATTACCGCAGATTTAAGATAAAAACTGTAAAGGGACAAGATGATTTTGCCAGTATGCAAGAAGCAGTAACTCGAAGATACAGGCGTTTAATTAATGAAGATTCGCCTCTTCCGGATTTGATCGTAGTTGATGGAGGTCCAGGGCAGGTTTCGTCTGCAACATCTGCGTTAAAGTCTTTGGGTTTGCAGGTTCCTATTATTGGTTTAGCTAAAAAATATGAAGAAATATTCTTGCCTGAAGAAACAGTTCCCCGCAGATTCAAGAAGAATATTAGAATGATGCTTTTGTTGCGCAAAATTCGTGATGCGGCGCATAACTTTTCGATTAGTTACAGCAGAAAACGTAAAGAAATGCAAACAAAAGAAGAATTTAACGCCAAACACAATTGACGTTTTTGATTATTTTGCGATTTTTCGCTTGTCCAAGACTTTTCGGAAAGTTCCGTGCTTTGGACACTCGTACAGTCCAATGTGCAGTTGGAATCGTTTCCCTGCTCTGTCAGGTCGTC
This window harbors:
- the uvrC gene encoding excinuclease ABC subunit UvrC gives rise to the protein MISLSEPSQFNSSEIPTQPGVYLFKNSKGEIIYIGKAKNLRARVRSYFSKSDQTPKTRHLIARIRSIEWIIVFNEVEALLLENKLVKKHKPKYNINLKDAKTFAYIAISKDAYPRIFSTRKPSSRFYMFGPYTEGYLRRELQRLVVKIFRLRTCKKLPKRACLNFHIGLCTAPCESKVSQEQYKEQVEQARSFLMGKYEQLTENLTLQMDKASKEMQYERALELRNQIASIQLLTQRQVVDSYRKYDQDVIAFRRLGDKTLVVQMGVRKGVLLGKKEYTLDFEPQIEQMFLKEFYDKNRIPQEILLNTQAWADFEEKTALEEYFATIAGAPVNISIPTEGDELYLMRLAEKNIEANLDEDSALVDLQTELNLPSLPRVIECFDVSNLGKEHVVSGMVRFIDGSPDKSNYRRFKIKTVKGQDDFASMQEAVTRRYRRLINEDSPLPDLIVVDGGPGQVSSATSALKSLGLQVPIIGLAKKYEEIFLPEETVPRRFKKNIRMMLLLRKIRDAAHNFSISYSRKRKEMQTKEEFNAKHN